One genomic region from Candidatus Mesenet endosymbiont of Agriotes lineatus encodes:
- the argH gene encoding argininosuccinate lyase → MKNLMWGARFSSSPSKILKKINSSIDFDKNLYAQDIKASTVHCRMLAKQNIISNEEEERIIYGLSTILEQITNGEFVFNVNLEDIHMNIENGLQKLIGKTAGKLHTARSRNDQVATDFKLWVRDTIDQLDKKLRNLQLTIISLAEENYNTIMPGFTHLQIAQPVTFGHHMMAYFEMLKRDCLRFQDARKRLNECPLGSAALAGTSFPIDRHFVATELEFDKPTDNSLDSVADRDYAIEFLSDASICIMHLSRLAEEIILWCSCGFKFIELADKITTGSSIMPQKRNPDVAELIRAKTGRIFSALSTLLVVMKGLPLSYSKDMQEDKEPVFSATKDLSLCIDAMNEMLSSVKINKDVMKKAAELDFSTATDIADWLVKNLGIPFRDSHEITGKIVKFAEEKKCKLSELDLTELQRVESRITGDIFSVISVCNSVSSKTSYGGTSPVQVLDMIKKAKLYLEGGND, encoded by the coding sequence ATGAAAAACTTAATGTGGGGTGCAAGGTTTTCTTCTAGTCCAAGTAAAATATTAAAGAAAATTAACTCTTCCATAGATTTTGATAAAAATTTATATGCGCAAGACATTAAAGCCTCAACCGTTCATTGCAGAATGCTTGCTAAGCAAAACATTATCAGCAATGAGGAGGAAGAGAGGATTATTTATGGATTAAGTACAATATTAGAGCAGATTACTAATGGAGAGTTTGTATTTAATGTTAATCTTGAAGATATTCATATGAATATTGAAAATGGTTTGCAAAAGCTGATAGGTAAAACTGCAGGCAAATTACATACAGCAAGGTCAAGAAACGATCAGGTTGCAACAGATTTTAAATTATGGGTACGTGACACTATAGATCAATTAGATAAAAAACTAAGAAATCTGCAACTAACGATAATTAGTCTTGCAGAGGAAAATTATAATACAATAATGCCAGGTTTTACTCACTTGCAAATTGCTCAGCCAGTTACCTTTGGCCACCATATGATGGCATATTTTGAAATGCTAAAGCGTGATTGCTTAAGATTTCAAGATGCAAGAAAAAGATTAAATGAATGTCCGCTTGGATCTGCAGCACTAGCTGGCACCTCATTTCCTATAGATCGTCATTTTGTAGCAACAGAGCTAGAGTTCGATAAGCCTACAGATAACTCTTTGGATTCAGTTGCAGATCGAGACTATGCTATAGAGTTTCTATCTGATGCCTCAATCTGTATTATGCACTTGTCACGTTTGGCTGAAGAGATAATTTTATGGTGCAGTTGTGGTTTTAAATTTATAGAACTTGCAGACAAAATAACAACTGGCAGTTCTATTATGCCACAAAAACGCAATCCTGACGTTGCAGAACTTATAAGAGCTAAAACAGGACGTATTTTTTCTGCACTGAGCACTCTACTGGTAGTAATGAAAGGATTGCCACTCTCTTACAGCAAAGATATGCAGGAAGATAAAGAACCTGTTTTTTCTGCAACGAAGGATCTAAGTTTGTGTATAGATGCAATGAATGAGATGTTAAGCAGTGTTAAAATTAATAAAGATGTTATGAAAAAAGCAGCAGAGCTAGATTTCTCAACAGCTACAGATATAGCTGATTGGTTAGTTAAGAATTTAGGTATACCGTTCCGTGATTCTCATGAAATCACTGGAAAAATAGTAAAATTTGCAGAAGAAAAAAAGTGTAAGTTATCTGAACTTGATTTAACAGAATTGCAAAGGGTAGAGTCAAGAATTACAGGTGATATTTTCTCTGTGATATCTGTTTGCAACTCTGTTTCAAGCAAAACCAGCTATGGTGGTACCTCCCCAGTTCAGGTGCTTGATATGATTAAAAAAGCTAAGCTATATTTAGAAGGTGGTAATGATTAA
- the dnaE gene encoding DNA polymerase III subunit alpha, with the protein MFIHLRTHSVYSLLKGSIKIEELVSLCVQNNMPAVAITDLGNLFGSLEFAEYAAAKGVQPIIGCILMVKYLDNTKTAPALLLAKNKQGYIHLVNLVSESFKKCKHQNDNPYIDIDHLFSLRDGIIVLTGGNDGILSQLILEGSKDSINIINKLLSLFEGNIYVELQRHDFKEEIEEKLIDFAYSNNVPLVATNGVFFASRDDYEAYDVLTCIAAGGYVLDENRNKLTSEYYFKSSSEMQKLFSDIPEAINNTMLIAQRCAFMPRVRDPILPKFPCSSGKTEADELKEQAILGLQLCLVSYNLDSEAEKKYYDRLNYELDVIISMNYPGYFLIVSDFICWSKKNGIPVGPGRGSGAGSLVAWALKITELDPLKFGLIFERFLNPGRVSMPDFDIDFCQEGRDSVISYVKEKYGYVAQIITFGKLQAKAVLRDVGRVMQMPYSQVDKICKMIPFNPVNPVTLSQAIAMDKNLQRERDSDKTISRLLDISLKLEGICRHVSTHAAGIVICDRKLEDLIPIYYDPNSDLPITQYSMKYVEKAGLVKFDFLGLSTLTLIKHTCNLINRDEEKFNISSISLSDRKTYELLSSGDSIGIFQLESSGMRETLIKLKPDCIEDIIALISLYRPGPMNNIPTYIARKHRLEKVDYLHPMLESVLKETFGVIIYQEQVMEMARIMSGYSLVEADLLRRAMGKKIKEEMDQQRKTFINGAVKNGIDTERASYIFDLIAKFAGYGFNKSHAAAYALIAYQTAYLKANYPLEFFTALMNLNINDRDKLSLFCNAAKLSGVKVLPPNISYSQAEFSIENGAIRYGLGALRNVGVSAAQEITNKRTKPYSDIWDFLNSTGCNLLNKRMLESVIKSGACDDVHKNRKQLHDSVGTLLDFANQNKEGFNQSSLFSNLEKPNLISTEDWQQEEKLEQEFFALGFYLQNHPLEQYQKLLEKLKINFIGSTKNNKGSIIAGIISNVRMRTSERGRFAIVTISNPYNISEVAFYDDKIIEEKRELFLVGLAIIIDLGMVSDNARLIGRNIYDFSGKIASMINRLMIEIEDTSNIAELSLILNSKGRSKVTIIVIVQDYNVEIELQDGYLITQDVVKQISDLKWIKKIEFP; encoded by the coding sequence ATGTTCATTCATCTGCGCACCCATAGTGTTTACTCTTTACTTAAGGGATCGATTAAAATTGAGGAGTTAGTTAGTCTATGTGTACAGAATAATATGCCAGCAGTGGCAATTACAGATCTAGGTAACTTGTTTGGTTCACTAGAGTTTGCAGAATATGCTGCAGCAAAAGGTGTGCAACCAATTATAGGATGCATCCTTATGGTTAAGTATTTAGATAATACTAAAACTGCCCCTGCATTACTCCTTGCAAAGAATAAGCAAGGTTATATTCACTTGGTGAATTTAGTGAGCGAATCATTCAAAAAGTGTAAGCATCAAAATGACAATCCGTATATAGACATTGATCATTTATTTTCTCTGAGAGATGGTATTATAGTTTTAACTGGTGGCAATGATGGTATATTGTCTCAGCTTATACTTGAAGGAAGTAAAGATAGCATCAACATAATCAACAAATTACTGTCTCTTTTTGAAGGTAATATATATGTTGAACTGCAGCGCCATGATTTTAAAGAAGAGATAGAAGAAAAGCTTATAGATTTTGCTTATAGTAACAACGTTCCTTTAGTTGCTACAAATGGTGTTTTCTTTGCCAGTCGAGATGATTATGAAGCATATGATGTACTTACCTGCATTGCTGCAGGTGGTTATGTGCTTGATGAGAACAGAAATAAACTCACATCAGAATACTACTTTAAATCCAGTAGCGAAATGCAAAAGTTATTCTCTGATATACCAGAGGCAATAAACAATACCATGCTGATAGCACAAAGATGTGCTTTTATGCCTAGGGTAAGGGACCCTATTTTACCTAAATTTCCTTGCTCTAGTGGTAAAACTGAAGCTGATGAATTAAAAGAGCAGGCTATCTTAGGTTTGCAGTTGTGTCTTGTAAGCTATAATTTAGACAGTGAAGCAGAGAAAAAATATTATGATCGCTTGAATTACGAATTAGATGTAATTATTTCCATGAATTATCCTGGCTATTTTCTTATTGTTTCTGATTTTATCTGTTGGAGCAAGAAAAATGGAATACCAGTTGGACCTGGTAGGGGATCTGGTGCTGGTTCACTTGTTGCTTGGGCACTCAAAATTACAGAACTAGATCCACTAAAATTTGGACTAATATTTGAGAGATTTCTAAACCCGGGACGTGTTTCTATGCCAGATTTTGATATCGATTTTTGTCAAGAAGGCAGGGACAGCGTTATTAGTTATGTTAAGGAAAAATATGGTTACGTTGCCCAGATAATAACTTTTGGAAAATTGCAAGCAAAAGCCGTACTGCGCGATGTCGGTAGGGTAATGCAGATGCCTTACTCACAAGTTGACAAAATATGCAAAATGATCCCTTTCAATCCGGTAAATCCTGTTACTTTATCACAAGCAATCGCTATGGATAAAAATCTACAAAGAGAACGTGATAGTGACAAGACTATCTCTAGACTACTTGATATATCTTTAAAGCTTGAAGGCATTTGTCGGCATGTTTCAACCCATGCAGCAGGTATTGTAATTTGCGATAGAAAATTAGAAGATCTAATACCCATATATTACGATCCTAACTCTGACCTACCAATTACTCAATATAGCATGAAATATGTTGAAAAAGCAGGGCTAGTAAAATTCGATTTTTTGGGCTTAAGCACACTTACCCTTATCAAACACACCTGCAACTTAATAAATAGAGATGAAGAAAAGTTTAACATATCATCCATATCTTTAAGTGATAGGAAAACCTACGAATTACTATCAAGTGGTGATTCAATTGGTATATTCCAACTTGAAAGTTCAGGAATGAGGGAAACTCTAATAAAGTTAAAGCCAGACTGTATTGAAGATATTATTGCCTTAATTTCCCTCTATCGTCCAGGACCTATGAATAATATTCCAACTTACATTGCACGTAAGCATAGGTTGGAAAAAGTGGATTATCTTCATCCAATGCTAGAGAGTGTACTGAAAGAGACATTTGGTGTTATCATTTATCAAGAGCAGGTTATGGAAATGGCACGCATAATGTCTGGATACAGTTTAGTGGAGGCGGATTTATTAAGACGCGCTATGGGTAAGAAGATAAAGGAAGAAATGGATCAGCAGCGCAAGACTTTTATAAATGGTGCAGTAAAAAACGGTATCGATACAGAAAGAGCAAGCTATATTTTCGACTTGATAGCAAAATTTGCTGGGTATGGCTTTAACAAATCTCATGCTGCTGCTTATGCACTGATAGCGTATCAAACTGCTTATCTTAAGGCTAATTATCCTCTTGAATTTTTTACAGCTTTGATGAATTTAAATATCAATGATAGAGATAAGCTCAGCTTGTTTTGTAACGCAGCAAAACTTAGTGGGGTTAAAGTTTTACCTCCTAATATTAGCTATTCCCAAGCTGAATTTTCAATAGAAAATGGAGCAATACGTTACGGACTTGGTGCTTTAAGAAATGTTGGAGTTTCAGCTGCACAAGAGATAACAAACAAGCGCACAAAACCTTATAGTGATATATGGGATTTTTTAAATAGTACAGGTTGCAACCTATTAAATAAGAGAATGCTAGAGAGTGTCATAAAATCTGGAGCTTGTGATGATGTTCATAAAAATAGAAAGCAGCTTCATGATTCAGTTGGAACCTTACTAGATTTTGCTAATCAAAACAAAGAAGGTTTTAATCAATCAAGTTTATTTAGTAATTTGGAGAAGCCAAATTTAATATCTACCGAAGATTGGCAACAAGAGGAAAAATTAGAACAAGAATTTTTTGCTTTAGGTTTTTATTTGCAAAACCATCCCTTAGAGCAATATCAAAAATTGTTAGAAAAATTAAAGATAAATTTTATTGGTAGTACTAAAAATAATAAAGGTAGTATAATCGCAGGGATAATATCAAATGTTCGCATGAGAACATCAGAAAGAGGAAGATTTGCTATTGTCACAATCTCAAACCCTTATAACATATCTGAAGTAGCTTTTTACGACGATAAAATTATAGAAGAAAAAAGAGAGTTATTTTTAGTTGGATTAGCTATTATAATAGATTTAGGTATGGTAAGTGATAATGCAAGGCTTATAGGTAGAAATATATATGATTTTTCGGGTAAAATTGCCTCTATGATAAACCGATTAATGATAGAAATTGAAGACACAAGTAATATTGCTGAGTTATCTTTGATACTTAACTCTAAGGGTAGAAGCAAAGTAACAATTATAGTAATTGTACAAGATTATAATGTTGAGATTGAACTTCAAGATGGTTACCTTATCACTCAAGATGTAGTAAAACAGATATCTGATTTAAAATGGATTAAAAAAATAGAATTTCCTTGA
- the rplI gene encoding 50S ribosomal protein L9 gives MSVILKESVRKLGKVGESVKVKVGHARNFLIPYNKAVFATKQNLASLEQQLLSLKEENDKKLKEAKDIASSLDGKFIILVRQAASEGGRLFGSVTVRDVAEALMQIGFSIHHRSLSFTDNVIKSLGEYTIKVELHAEVIVPITLYVVKSNAEADELRQVKSQIEKTDSQMSNNN, from the coding sequence ATATCAGTAATTTTAAAAGAAAGTGTGAGAAAATTAGGTAAGGTTGGTGAATCTGTTAAAGTTAAGGTAGGTCATGCTCGCAACTTCCTTATACCTTATAATAAGGCAGTGTTTGCCACAAAGCAAAACTTAGCATCTTTAGAACAGCAACTTTTATCCCTTAAAGAAGAAAATGATAAAAAATTAAAAGAGGCTAAAGATATTGCATCGTCTTTAGATGGTAAATTTATAATACTAGTTAGGCAAGCTGCTTCAGAGGGTGGTAGATTATTTGGTTCGGTAACTGTTCGTGATGTTGCAGAAGCTTTAATGCAGATAGGATTTAGTATACATCATCGTAGTTTATCTTTTACAGACAACGTGATTAAAAGTTTAGGGGAATATACAATAAAAGTAGAATTACATGCAGAAGTTATTGTTCCAATCACCTTATACGTTGTTAAATCCAATGCAGAAGCAGATGAATTGCGCCAAGTAAAGTCTCAGATTGAAAAAACTGATAGTCAAATGTCTAATAACAATTAA
- a CDS encoding quinone-dependent dihydroorotate dehydrogenase codes for MIKDYLNNLLLKIKKIFKNPMFIIPPEVAHTLTIFTLRTNVLDENVELPKILNTKFFNNTVRTPLGLAAGFDKNAEVIKPMLSFGFGFGFTEVGTVTKKPQCGNIRPRIFRLTEDEAVINSLGFNNKGVNYLIKQIDTKEVNSCIFGINIGRNSNTKDQISDYVDLIKIIYGFSDYITLNISSPNTPNLRDLHDKEQLSNLLKAVTSTRKSLDYAQSIPIMLKISPDINQETKENIAGLVLQYKIDGLIIGNTTVGCRDNLLGFNKKGGLSGKPLFKLSTQVLSDMYKLTKGKVLLIGCGGVSSGMDAYEKIKSGASLVQLYTAIVYHGFKIVNKINLELAELLERDGLSNISQAIGCIHDLQQESNEPNISSKA; via the coding sequence ATGATTAAAGATTATCTAAATAATCTATTATTGAAAATAAAAAAAATTTTTAAAAACCCTATGTTCATTATACCTCCTGAAGTTGCACATACTTTAACAATTTTCACATTAAGAACTAACGTCTTAGATGAAAATGTAGAGTTACCAAAAATTTTAAATACTAAATTTTTTAATAATACTGTTAGAACTCCTTTAGGGCTTGCTGCCGGTTTTGATAAAAATGCAGAAGTAATTAAGCCTATGTTATCTTTTGGGTTTGGGTTTGGGTTTACTGAAGTTGGTACAGTTACTAAAAAACCACAATGTGGTAATATAAGGCCAAGGATTTTTCGTCTAACAGAAGATGAGGCAGTAATTAACAGCCTTGGTTTCAATAACAAAGGTGTTAATTACCTGATAAAACAAATAGATACAAAAGAAGTAAACTCTTGTATTTTTGGTATTAACATAGGTAGAAATAGTAATACAAAAGACCAAATAAGTGACTATGTAGATTTAATAAAAATTATATATGGATTTAGTGACTATATTACACTAAACATCTCCTCTCCCAATACTCCTAACTTACGAGATTTACATGATAAGGAACAATTATCTAATTTACTGAAAGCTGTTACTAGCACACGTAAATCTCTTGATTATGCACAATCTATACCAATAATGTTAAAAATTTCCCCGGATATAAATCAGGAAACAAAAGAAAATATAGCTGGATTGGTACTACAGTACAAAATTGATGGTTTAATTATTGGCAATACAACAGTTGGATGTAGAGATAATTTACTAGGCTTCAATAAAAAGGGAGGGCTAAGTGGAAAACCTTTGTTTAAACTTTCAACACAGGTTTTAAGTGATATGTATAAATTAACAAAAGGTAAGGTGTTGCTAATAGGTTGCGGAGGGGTAAGTAGTGGCATGGATGCTTATGAGAAAATAAAATCAGGGGCATCGCTTGTACAACTATACACTGCTATTGTGTATCATGGATTTAAGATAGTAAATAAAATCAACTTAGAACTTGCGGAACTGTTAGAAAGGGATGGATTAAGCAATATTAGTCAAGCCATAGGTTGTATTCATGATCTTCAGCAAGAAAGTAATGAACCTAATATAAGTTCAAAAGCGTAG
- the rplU gene encoding 50S ribosomal protein L21: MFAVIETGGKQYTVKEGDVIKVEKLKADQGAEVLINNVHFVNDQSSPVFSSINAVVKAQVLEQCRGEKVIIFKKRRRKHYRRKKGHRQYLTVLRITGIDIKE, from the coding sequence ATGTTTGCCGTTATAGAAACTGGTGGAAAGCAATATACTGTTAAAGAAGGTGATGTAATTAAAGTAGAAAAATTAAAAGCTGACCAGGGTGCTGAGGTATTGATCAATAATGTTCATTTTGTGAATGATCAATCTAGTCCAGTATTTAGTTCAATTAATGCTGTAGTTAAAGCTCAAGTTCTTGAACAGTGTAGAGGAGAAAAAGTTATAATTTTTAAAAAAAGAAGACGTAAACATTATAGAAGAAAAAAAGGTCACAGGCAATATCTTACTGTTCTGCGTATTACAGGCATTGATATAAAAGAATAA
- the purB gene encoding adenylosuccinate lyase, giving the protein MIPRYSRKEISSIWEDDYKFKVWLEIERLACEAQERQGVIPKSVAEKLNLKDFDVTRIQEIEADTKHDVIAFLTYVAEKVGVDVRYMHHGMTSSDVLDTCLAVQLKRSSDILLAHLKNLLNVLKKKAEDTKDIICVGRSHGVHAEPMIFGLKFARFYAEFKRNYERLKNAQKEISTCKISGAVGNFTHIDPYVERYVAKALGLNPESIASQVIPRDRHAMFFSTLAIIAGSIENVAVEIRNLQKTEVMEVSENFSIKQKGSSAMPHKRNPILSENLTGLSRLIRSYVMPALEDIALWHERDISHSAVERCIAPDACVAMDFALVRLIDLIDNLVIYPENIKRNLNSLNGLVFSQRILLELINIGLGREEAYKIVQQSAMKVWESKGHFFEMLKKDNELLKIITPERLESLFDFTYYTKHTDYIYNQVFTEN; this is encoded by the coding sequence ATGATTCCTCGTTATAGTAGAAAAGAAATATCTTCTATATGGGAAGATGATTATAAATTTAAGGTGTGGCTTGAAATTGAAAGATTGGCTTGTGAAGCACAGGAAAGACAGGGAGTTATACCTAAAAGTGTTGCTGAAAAATTGAATCTAAAAGACTTTGATGTTACGCGTATTCAGGAAATTGAAGCTGATACCAAACATGATGTAATAGCATTTTTAACCTATGTTGCTGAGAAGGTAGGTGTAGATGTTCGTTATATGCACCATGGCATGACAAGCTCTGATGTTCTAGATACTTGCTTAGCTGTGCAGCTAAAACGCTCATCTGATATTTTGCTCGCGCATTTGAAAAATCTACTAAACGTTTTAAAGAAAAAAGCTGAAGATACAAAAGATATTATATGTGTTGGCCGCAGCCACGGTGTGCATGCAGAACCAATGATATTTGGTCTAAAATTTGCTAGATTTTATGCTGAATTTAAGCGTAACTATGAAAGACTTAAAAATGCACAAAAGGAAATCTCAACTTGTAAAATATCCGGTGCTGTTGGTAATTTTACTCACATAGATCCTTACGTTGAAAGATATGTAGCAAAAGCTCTTGGACTTAATCCTGAATCTATAGCTTCACAAGTTATTCCACGTGATCGCCACGCAATGTTTTTTTCAACTTTAGCTATTATAGCTGGTTCAATTGAAAACGTTGCTGTTGAAATTCGAAATCTACAGAAAACGGAAGTAATGGAAGTTTCTGAAAATTTTAGTATAAAGCAAAAGGGTAGTTCAGCGATGCCACATAAGCGCAATCCTATACTTAGTGAAAACCTCACTGGACTGTCACGTTTAATACGTAGTTATGTTATGCCTGCTTTAGAGGATATTGCTTTATGGCATGAGCGTGACATTTCCCACTCTGCTGTTGAAAGATGTATTGCTCCTGATGCTTGTGTAGCAATGGATTTTGCACTTGTTCGTTTAATAGATTTAATAGATAATCTAGTTATATATCCTGAGAATATAAAAAGAAATTTAAATTCTTTAAATGGCCTTGTATTCTCACAGCGTATTTTGCTTGAACTGATAAATATTGGTCTCGGTAGAGAAGAAGCATATAAGATTGTACAGCAAAGTGCAATGAAGGTTTGGGAAAGTAAAGGTCATTTTTTTGAAATGTTAAAAAAGGACAATGAGCTGCTAAAAATTATTACACCAGAAAGGCTTGAGTCTTTGTTTGATTTTACTTATTATACAAAACATACTGATTATATCTACAATCAGGTTTTTACTGAAAACTAA
- the rpmA gene encoding 50S ribosomal protein L27, producing MATKKSGGSSCNGRDSAGRRLGIKKNGKVIPGNIIVRQRGTKYHPGNNVGIGKDHTIFSKVAGYVKFRRGRNKRVFIDIVAA from the coding sequence ATGGCAACGAAGAAATCAGGTGGTAGTTCTTGTAACGGTAGAGATTCGGCAGGAAGAAGGCTAGGTATAAAAAAAAATGGTAAAGTAATTCCAGGAAATATAATAGTAAGACAAAGGGGTACAAAATATCATCCTGGTAATAACGTTGGCATAGGTAAGGATCATACAATCTTTTCTAAGGTAGCTGGTTATGTTAAGTTTAGAAGGGGAAGAAACAAAAGAGTTTTTATTGATATAGTAGCTGCTTGA
- a CDS encoding O-methyltransferase: MRDKNLDDKSLYIRQTFTKEYAELGEAFINKEKYLIQISAEEGRLLGLFIKMNNIKTIVEIGTLYGYSSILMAKALPSDGHIYTIEKSNEYADIAAQNFADFKVDDKITLMRGNGLDQLKKLEANSPLDMIFIDADKASYTDYLDWAELHIRQRGLIIADNTLLFDTIYLESPPKWLSEKSWYNMKDFNTRLANVKKYYSMLIPTKEDMTIALKLI; this comes from the coding sequence ATGCGTGATAAAAACTTAGACGATAAGTCATTATATATTAGACAAACATTTACTAAAGAGTATGCAGAACTAGGTGAAGCTTTTATTAACAAGGAGAAATATTTAATACAAATTAGTGCAGAAGAAGGTAGATTGCTAGGTTTATTTATAAAGATGAACAACATAAAAACCATAGTGGAAATCGGCACCTTATACGGGTATTCATCAATTTTAATGGCAAAAGCACTTCCATCTGATGGACATATATACACTATAGAAAAAAGTAACGAATATGCAGACATAGCAGCTCAAAATTTTGCTGACTTTAAAGTCGATGATAAAATAACTTTAATGCGGGGTAATGGGCTAGATCAGTTAAAAAAACTTGAGGCCAATTCTCCCCTTGACATGATTTTCATCGATGCAGATAAAGCAAGTTATACTGATTATCTGGATTGGGCAGAACTACATATACGTCAAAGGGGATTAATTATTGCGGACAACACCTTGCTTTTTGATACTATATACCTTGAATCACCGCCTAAGTGGTTATCAGAAAAGTCATGGTATAATATGAAGGACTTTAATACAAGGCTAGCAAATGTCAAAAAATACTATTCTATGCTTATACCAACAAAGGAAGATATGACTATAGCCCTAAAGTTAATATAA
- a CDS encoding 30S ribosomal protein S6, with product MSQMLAADKVTKKRLYEFTFIANQNLVQNEVDNEVDDLIQELGSVLVENEAELVKYKYSELLDFTYLIDRVTRGYYCILNILAPPSAMNKFERKVKLCEDILRYFYVKVDEFHEGNSFIVQPSTGGRENE from the coding sequence ATGAGTCAAATGTTAGCGGCAGATAAAGTAACAAAGAAGCGTCTGTATGAATTTACCTTTATTGCTAATCAGAATTTAGTTCAAAACGAAGTTGATAACGAAGTTGATGATTTAATACAAGAATTAGGGTCTGTTTTAGTAGAAAATGAAGCAGAATTAGTGAAGTATAAGTACTCAGAGCTTTTAGACTTTACTTACCTTATTGATAGGGTAACAAGAGGTTATTACTGCATATTAAATATACTTGCCCCTCCTAGTGCAATGAATAAATTTGAACGCAAAGTAAAGCTTTGTGAGGACATTTTACGTTATTTTTATGTTAAGGTTGACGAGTTTCACGAAGGTAATTCATTTATAGTTCAACCAAGTACTGGTGGTAGAGAAAATGAATAG
- a CDS encoding ComF family protein: protein MHIVTRVINLLFPQVCLNCSYIIPENEDLCDECYQKIDFLNQNYCNLCGCIITNNTNLCGKCIADPPSFSRLRSAFAYNADSKNMIISLKFFDNINYVKTYAKWMYEKNGDIFVGVDSIVPVPLHRWRLFQRKYNQAALLAKAVSCLSNIPCQIFAVKRSINTHTQTGLSTKQREANVKRAFVVTDRDVVRDKILLLIDDVVTTGATVKYCAQALKSCGAAEVRVLTLARTTAR, encoded by the coding sequence ATGCACATAGTCACAAGAGTAATTAATTTACTCTTTCCTCAAGTTTGTTTGAATTGCAGTTACATTATTCCAGAAAATGAAGATTTATGCGATGAGTGTTATCAAAAGATCGATTTTTTAAACCAAAATTATTGCAATTTATGTGGCTGCATAATCACAAATAACACCAACCTATGTGGAAAGTGTATAGCAGACCCTCCATCTTTTTCAAGGTTAAGGTCAGCTTTTGCTTATAATGCGGATAGTAAAAACATGATTATAAGCCTTAAATTTTTTGATAACATAAATTATGTGAAGACTTATGCTAAATGGATGTATGAAAAGAATGGGGATATATTTGTCGGTGTAGATTCTATTGTTCCAGTTCCTCTTCATAGGTGGCGCTTATTTCAGCGTAAATACAATCAAGCAGCACTACTAGCAAAAGCAGTAAGCTGTTTATCAAATATTCCATGTCAGATATTTGCTGTTAAACGTTCAATTAATACTCACACGCAAACAGGACTCTCAACTAAACAACGTGAAGCAAATGTAAAAAGAGCATTTGTTGTAACAGACAGGGACGTTGTAAGAGATAAAATTTTATTACTTATAGACGATGTTGTTACAACAGGCGCAACTGTTAAATATTGTGCACAAGCATTAAAAAGCTGCGGAGCAGCTGAGGTTAGGGTTTTAACTCTAGCAAGAACTACAGCAAGATAA